Within the Silurus meridionalis isolate SWU-2019-XX chromosome 2, ASM1480568v1, whole genome shotgun sequence genome, the region agagagagagagagagagagagagagagagagagagagagatgtcagAGAAAGCTTGATAAAGTATGAGAAAATTTATGCTAATGTCAAACACAGCAAGAACTAATCAACGCCAAATTTGCTGCATGTTCAGTCTGCATGTTGATTTTTTGTGCATTAGTGATTGTATCTGTGCATcagtgcaaaacacacacagagtcatgcGCACAGTTACTCCAAAAATGCAGTGAGAAGTTCCCCTGCAAAATTGCTcggattgtatgtgtgtgtgagatcaatAGCTGCACGTGACGTGACGTGAATTTCACGGTGTTGAAGCAACATCACAGTTCATGTACGTATGTTTCACGTGTGGGTGAACTTCCAGCTCGCAGCTTACTCTGACAAATCCCAACTTCCGCTCTCTAAAAAAGATCGTCTTCACCCCTCTCGCCCATCTATCtgactttttccttttttcgtTCACTTCATTCACTTGAGTGAGTCACCAGCAATCGTCACATATATTAATCAATCGTCAacatgctcctccttcttcagcCAATCCATTGTGTCTTACTGTTGACTGGCATGGCTACTGGCCAGTAGGCTCCACAGATGGTGAGTGGGTTGGTGAGGGGGCACTGTTTGCTTGGCACATGCTGGGAGACTGAAATTTGGCCATGTAAATTAACTGCTCTATCTCGGATAGCTTacgcagacagagagagagagagagagacagagagacagagagagacagagagagacagagacagacttGATGACAGCATCAGCATCTCTTTATTATATCTGAGTGCATATCACTTGTTGAACTcttttcaaataatattttatctctttattagagtatgtgtgtgtatgaaactGATTGTGAACATTTGTATTGCACTCAAGTGCTTTTGGGTGCTGGATGGCATCCAGAGAACAAATAGAGACTCCCACACGAAATTAAGTTGAAAAGCACAAATagtcatttatttctctttctgctgAAATGACAGCACTTATTTGTTGACACACATTCAttgattcacacacacagtagcaCACACATACTTCAGGTTAAAAGGTATAACTAAGCTTTGGTCATCTGTGAGAGCCCTGGGGAAGAAAAAGCCCCCAGGTCACTGGAGAGCACCTTTTTGCAGTTTGACCTTGCCCTTATAGCTGTTGGTTGCATCATATGTAGAACATGTtacatatagaaaataaataaaaaaaatacactaacTTTGTCATGGCAACATTCAAACCTGTtggaaaaatacaattaaagacACGACTCAAAGAAAATATTGCTCAAAGGACCCATtcaaataaaatagtatttcTCTAAAAATCAAATTCTGGCTGAGGCTCATAATATCAGCTTCCCTCTTCCATCGTACTTTTTTGAGTCGACATTTGATTTGCCATCCTCAGCCAGAGAGATGCTGCAGGACATTAAGTTTTTATTCCATCTCAGTGCATCACTTTGTTTTCCACTGAGCATTTCTCTATCTCACTCTGCCACCCACATCCACCCATTCACCCCTGCTTTATTCTcctacattctctctctctctctctctctctctctctctctctctctctctcctctctttctctaacagacacacaaacgaattcattctctctcattttcatttgtctttgcctttttttattaccttttttACCTTAACTTCTATTTCTGCAccataataaagaaaaaaaaaaagctatctATACCTATACCTCCTACTGTCTTTCTCTTGTTGCCAAATCCATGACACCTCTTCAGGCAGTCAACGAGAGAGTGAGGAATAAAGACTGTAAGGATTTGACAGCACAGCTGGAGAAAGTTAAAATGCAAAAACGTTTAGAAGAAGGGCtggctgaaaagaaaaattgtatCCCCACTCCTACATATGtttaaagacagagacagaaagaataaaaacaattactATCCTTCTTCATCTGACTATCTAACACCCTTCCTATcttggaggtggtagctcagtggttaaagtgctgggttactgattggaaaaTCGTGAGGTTGGGTTCAAGACCCTGTATTGCCAAGATggcactcttgggcccttgagcaaagctcctaaccctttgtgctccaggggcatcATATCTTGGCTTCCTAGCATAGGATATGCGCAAAAAGAATTGTgctttaatgtatatgtaaccATCCCATGATATCATTAATGATGTTCACTATCGCATTGGTTTCTGGTGTTGGACAATGTGCCAAATGTCAAGACATTAGTCAACTTACTTCCTCATACTGTTTGTCAGTCCTTTTACACTGTTTGTCCAGTATTATTTGTCCATGCTCACTAATTTCAAGATGTATAAAATCTTTCAGGTCATTGCATTTTCTTCTGATTTTTTTGATCCAGTGTTTAAAAACCCTTGGCTCCCTCAGTGGTCCAATTTTTAGGTTTATATTTAGGTtgtttggttgttgtttttgtatgaGGTTGAGGTATGAGGTATGAGGTTCTCACATaatgttaattttgtttttaggaaaaattatgatatattaaaaattatgatatattatgatatattaaatatgattattaaagcgttaaaaggttaaaaggaGAGTCTCACAATGAGCAAATTATTAGacaaatttgtttatatttgaaaaaaggaaagaaaaagtgaaaaaatgtcCATGACAAACTTTCACATAAAAGACATGAAACAAATTCATTCACACTGATTCTTGCTGACAGGTTGATCTTACTAATCgctgacaacaaaaaaaaaaaacgatattcCTGACATTCTGAGATCAGAGAtcagtaaatataaacagacagatCAGTAAACATTCAAGACATGTTTTGCTCTATGTACAGCTTTCCTGTTGATGAAAATGATAAATTTACAGGATGTTACTGATGACTTAATTGCTATTAGAAgacaaataaatagacaaaagtcATGGTTCCTGCATTTCCCTGTCTTATGAATGTTgtcttgttctttctctctctttttctttccctgcATGGCTCCCTGTCTCTTGCTCTTTCtgcttgtttctttctgtatttcagACATCTCTTTCATTCATCAATTATTTTCACAGACCTTTTCCTTATCACTTTTAACACCTCTTGCACTTTCATACTCCATCACTTGGCTTGCCTTGAATCTTATGATATCCTCTGATCTAATCTGTTCTAATggtttaatgaataaaattggACAGTTCGTTAAAATTGTAATGTAATCTGAAGAACTGATAAAACCAGTATATTGTTAGAAAACATGTCTACCTAACATTACTATAAGCAGTGCCAATTGTAGCACTGAAACTGTAACACTTTGAGTAACAGTATTAGCTGCAGTTATAAAGACAGTTATAGTCATTGGACCATCACAAGCAGCATTTACAATAGCCAAAATAGCACTAATAGCAGCCAAAAAAGGCAGAAGTATACAAATGTTGTACATAAACCTACTATGGAACCATATATCCCCAGTCCATACAGactgtgatatatatatatatgtatatatatgtatgaaaaTTCCACAAGGAATGAGGACAGTGTACCTGTTGACTAAACTAGCCCTCTGGTAGTAGCAATCATTCCCTTCCATTGTGTTAATGGCCTGCACTGCAGTACCTGCCCTGAATTCCCTGCTTCCCCTACTGTATCCTAAATCAGTGTAGTGCCCTCTAGTTGTCTGGATAACCTAGAGGCTCAAACTGAACAGAACAGAGATACAGTTACGGTAGAAGTTAAACAGGAACCGGGTATGTGAGAGTAAGGTTGAGTAAATGGGGTCTTCATTCCTCCAGAATGGGGAAGAAGAAATGGGGGATCAAGATCCCTTAATAAAATACCAAAATTCAGCCAAAGAGGAGGTGGATAGATACAGTCAAGATGGACATTGAAACTAGCAGGAGAGTGGAAGGTAAAGACGAATATGAAGAAGAGAAGGGGGGAAGGCTGTCAAAGTCAGGGCATTCCAATTCGAAGCAGCGCAGCGAGGTGATACCTGCATCCTCGTTTCCATAGTTGGCCCAATACTCTTCCTTTTCCAACTTAGGAAGCAGCGCCTCTTCCTCGCCCAGCTCATACTTCgtggatgaggatgtgattGAGGGTTTGCCACCAGAATAGGGATGAGCTTTCACGGTTTCTGAGCTCTTCTCAAAAATGCCCTTGGTGGAGCTGACAGGCTTGTGCTTGGAGAACCACCAGCGGGTCTTGGTGCTGAAGGTAGTGGTGGTGGTTCCAGCTAAGGAACCAGGGTCTGGGAGGGGGCACAGGGCAAAGTCCATCTCACGCAGGAAGCGAAGGTCCAGGCCACGGCGGGGAGCAGGAGAAGCACAGAGCAGCTCAGAACTGGAGACCCGGTTGGACCTGAAGAACTCCCAGAGTGGACGTGCTTCACAGCCACAGGTCCAGGGGTTGTTGTTGAGCCGCAGGAACTCGATGGACTCCACATCACGCATCGCTTGGCCAGGCAGCTCAGCCAATGAGTTGTTGAAAAGGAAGAGCATAGTAAGGCGGCCCAGGTCACGAAAGGCGCGGCGATTGACCTGTCGGATGCGATTGTCATGCAGCAGCAGGCGGTCCAGGTTGACCAGGCCATGGAACACATTCTCAGACAGTGTACGGATACGGTTGCCATGCAGGTAGAGCTGGCTGAGGTTGATAAGATCGGCAAACAGGTCATCCTGGAGGAAGTGGAGCTGGTTCTCTTGCAGATACAGGTACTGCAAGCTGTAAAGCTTGTAAAAGATGTCATGGGGGAGCGCAGCCAGACGACAGCGGTGCATGTGGAGGCTCTGCAGCTTCTCCAGACCACGAAAAGCTCCACCCTCCAGGCGACGCAGATGAGGGTTATCACCCAAATCCAGCTCCTCCAGATCACGCAGCTCACTGAAAGCACCAGCCTCAATCCAGGTGATGTTGTTAGAGAAGAGCCAAAGTACCTGGAGGGTAGGAGAAAGTATTGCAAGAAAGATGGGGGAGAGGGTGAAGGAAATATGGATGGTGATAAAGGAGTGgatgaaaagaataaacaaagtaggatgagcagaaaaacaaaaaaatgggtAAAAGTTGTGAAAAAAAGGATGATGGTTAATGGATTTGATAAGAGAAAATAGAGATAGACAGTAGAAAGAGAGGAAGTGATAGAGAACAAGAGGGGTGAAAACTGAGTTAGTTGAAGGTAATACATTTACACCTAATGCTTTACACAAGAAGCACTTATACACACGTTCTCACACTCTTGCAGTCTACATACCTGAGTCCCAAAGCCAAAGGAGCCCACTCTCAGCTCTGTGATGCGATTGTTTTGCAGAAAGACGCGCTGTGACTCGTAGGGGACACCGGACGGCACAAAAGTGAAGTTCTGCGCCTGGCAGCTTACGGTCATGGGAGAAGGGTAACACACGCACAGGTGCGGGCAGCTCTGCACAGGTGCAGGCTTAACCACAACCAACCAGACCACCAGCCAGAGCGAGAGACCACCTGAGAAAACAGGTGATAAGGTAAAACGTGTTACTTAAACTGTTATCAAATGACGGATTATAAGTACCAAAAGCATGTTTTAGGTTCTAATGCATTCTGTTTTACAATAAATCAGGCAAAATATTAACTTATCAACATTAACTTATGAATAACAGTAACATTTAGACTATATGTGTATGCAAAGAAAGACAATTTTTCTTCATCATGCTTCCAAAACATGTCTTTACGCATCTTGTAAAGTTGTATCTTTATTATGGGTAACATTCGTTTGCACTGAAATTAcacgtttttcttttctaaagtatttaaataattacttgGAACAGTGAAACTAAGTTTTAGCGCTACAGCCTCACACTTCAGCTGATGAAACAAGAAGATCGCAGAAGGTACTTACTTTTAAAGTCGTGCGCCATGGAGCTTCGTCGGCTCCGCGTAAAGGCAGAAGTTTCCATTCCGAACCAAAGCCGAAAGCGAGTTAGCCTTAAGGAGGCGATCGGTTCCTTGCTATCTCCGCTGATGCTCTGGTTCCTGAGTCGGAGCGACTGATGAGAGCGAGTGCCGAATGCTTGCACCAGCCACCGTTTATAGTCGCCCGGCGGCGCGGCGCCTACGTCGGTGGGCACCACGGAATCTCTCCTACGTCATCACCTGGGTCAGGCTCGAGCGAGGGGGTGGAAGAACGGAAGAAGGGGGGGCTGTGTTGCCAGATTGTTCTGCCGGACCGCCCTAATTGTAATGGAATGATAGCTATTGTGTTGGATACTGCCAACTCTTTCTAAAGCATTTGGCAATGTTTGGAGCTGTGTACACATTtgttataatattgtatatggATAATAGTTTTGTGTGATTATGAATAATACATTAGCTTATAATAAGTTTGTAATGTGTTTTATAAACTGTGAATggacagggggaaaaaataagtcaacccaatctggcaaccctttGGATAGGAACGCGGGTGCGCGCAAGGGACCGAGGAGTGGAGGATGCAAATGAGCGTATCCATCCTTCGAGAGCGCGCGCAACCGATAAGGCTCGGGGGAAGTCGGGCTTTGAGCAGATTGGTTCACAGACACGCGTTACGCGCAACGTGTCGCGCGCGCACGAGACAATGGGAGAGGCGGGGAACGAAGAGAGCTCGGGCACCGAGCCCGTCAATGATGACTAGAACGAGAAGAGGAGGATAGGACCAGAGAGAAGTGTGCATACGACTCGTTTGGTAGAGTGAAAGAGAAGTCTACTTTATGGCTATGGTTCTTCAAGTGGGGTCACAATTAATGGACCTTCAATGGTCCATTATCCATCATTAATTTTGAATGAAtctatgtattaaatatatgttttgtatatatctatcatatataaaatgtcaCTCCATTTAATATGTCGCTTAAATGTGCCATGTTCCATCTTCATAAGGTGCTCTTTGGTTAAGTGGGTAAAGCAAAAATTTGATTTCACAGCTGTGTATAAGTATAAACACTGAAAAAGTGTCAATGTTGGAAAGTAATTTTACTCTCACACTAACCTGGGGTTAAATTAAGTCACTAACTCAAATAGATCACATAAAGGACACTCTTCTAGCTTGTTGGTACCTTCAAAAACCATAATGTATTTCAAACTATAGGTTCCTTATCTTCAGTGAAAGTTCcaatgaaagaaaatgacatCAGTGTTAGGCAGACAGCCAAagtgactgacagacagacagacagacagcagacagatagacagagaaaacATGAAGAGCCTGAGGATGTCCATGTTATTCAACACCGCCTACACTTGCTTTCAAGTTTTGGATACCGCATCCCTCTCTCCCGTTCCACCTCCACACCAACACTGCATGACTGGGCAAACAGGCTTTCCCCGCTCCACCTACAACAAGCAACCAGCTGGGAgttttgtgtaagtgtgtgtacatgtgtgtttttgtgtactCGTATATgcgtgttcgtgtgtgtgtgcatgtaagcGTGACTCTTTGCATGTATCATCACCAGGCTGAAGGCATAGCATGACTGACACCAATTATACAGAACTCTGTttggagaggaggagagaaaaaagagctTGAGTGATGGAAAAATGAAAAGTTCAAAGCTGACTAAATCTGAAGAATATAAATTCGTGAATAATAATGAAGGAATCGATAGCTAACAAGACACGATCAGTGGCAGAACTTTCTTGAAAATCTTTTGCCCGAAATTTGCAGTCAATATTTTGATATAAAGATTTTGTTTGGGTTTgaagtttatttgtttagaaaCTTTTGAGTcaaaagataaatatatttgtaatatattcatattgtatattttattgtatatatttatatattcttgcATATTCAAGGGGATTTAGTGGAACACAGTATATCATTATCGTTTTTAAACCTCAAGTAAAAGCAGTAGAGGGGTCTCAGTAGTGCTGATGCCAtgaaatattgatttaatttatcAAACAATTGTACAGCAAAAATAATTGACAGACATAGAAATGTGACGTGAAGTTAATAAGGTTATATGGTTATCAATTTTgcaatgaaagaacaaaaaacctCGTTTAGAACTGTGAAGTGTGGGGTCTCGGGATGCAGAGAATTAGACTTTAAAAGGACTTATTTAAATACTTTCATCTTCTCTTGAACGgcatagaaaataaaacaactcAGTCTACATTTTTCTTATTAGTGTGATGAAAGCCAAACTCCATAAATAATTCAACCAAGGCTTTGGAGAAGTTTTTTCAGCATGTCTTTTCTGTTCTTCAGATTTAGCCtgaatgatttattaaaaaaaacgatGTTAAAGACCTACCAACTAAAACATGTGCACACAAATGAATAGAAAATTAGTTTATCTGAAAGCTCAACTCATTGTAATGTTGGCTATGGAGATGAATAAGGCAGGAAAATCAATTTGTCACAGtcataaaatcaataaatgcaAGTAATATGTGTGCATGAGGAAGAATAAATGATTCATTAAGAAAGTAAAAGTCTGTGTAGGATTGTTATTACACAAAGTAGGGACGGGGGAGAGAAACTTACAACTATACCATGATATTTTACAGTCTTTTTAGCTGTAAAGGTATAACTGAGCGCATATTCGACCAAAATCACATCAGAATACAGTCTTGAAAGCCTGGCAAACACAAACAGTGATCCAAAAATGTCTAAATGTATTCTGACAACCATCAAATACTAAAGTATACCAATTAAGGAGGCTAGAAATAGAACTCAATGAAAATTCCATTGAAAATGCAAACACCACTACAGGATTCAGGATCTAACACCAGGAAAAACTAATGGAAGTGTTGCGATAAATACATTTCGTTTGGTAATgtgcatttaatgtttaaatattgcAAACCTAAAAGTCTGCTGCAAATAATGATTCAGCCCAACACAGAAACATGTCATCATGTCTTGTATTATGGGATGAAAAATTATTATCACGGATATAATTGTACTAGGTAGATCATGGACAATATGATGTGACAAAGCCCTAACACCCAACCACTAGCACTGAAATCATCAAAACATTACATTCTGtttaaaaacatgaatttaaGTAAAAATCCACAGCTGGacattcatttatacatttgtgatGGAGGTGTAGTTTCTAGTGTTTTGGGACAACCAGGATGATCTCCAGTCCTCCACTGTGCTTTCAACACCTCCAAAAGTAACACTGCAACTGGGCTGACTTCTCCATGCGTCACCATAAGGAATACAAATAAGGTAGATAACAAGCGATGACGTTATGAACATGGAGGCTGGGACAAGGCAATTTACAGCTGTAGGAGGAATCTAGCATGTGTTTTCACACATATTATTACAGGATCGTTTTTTTCTGAAGATAAGATGTTACTGGGCCAGGATTTCTGAAAAGCTGCTACAGAAAtaacattaatgtttttttttatatttcattaaagaatttgtaataaaatgtccTTTTAAATAATCTTTAGCCTGTATAATCTAACGTGTGAAATAAACGGCAAGAGTTTCATCATCTTCTGAAAGTCAAAACCTTAAAAAGAGCATTTCCATTTGAATATGAATCCATGTCTGAGGAAATGGTGGAGTGGCAGGAGGTGTTATGTTCCAGTGTGCCCTTATGCCTGGTTTATCTGTTTTATAGACATATAGGAACagggaaaataataataggGTGCTTAAAAGATTAGCCAGAACTAATCACACTAAAACAGCATTTGTGAATATGTTACATGCTGtaatgctataaaataaatatatacaccgaacaggcataactttatggccatcGATCAgggataacattatgaccacctgcctaatattgtgttggtccccctttaaCTCCCAAAACAGTcatgacctgtcgagcattaacagcatttacttcttcagcagtttgagctacaggaatTCGTCAATTGGATCGGACCACTGTCCCTTCCCTGGAACACTTTTCATGCACACTGACCattgcagaccgggaacatcccacaagagctgcggtTTCGGAGATTCTCTGACTTAGTCATCtatccatcacaatttggctcttgtcaaactcaaacaatttttcctgcttctaacacatcaactttgaggacaaaatgtttacttgctgcttaatatatccaacccactaacaggtgccatgatgaagagataatcattgttattcacttcacctgtcatattgttaaatcataaatttatgcctgattggtgtgtatatatatatattaattaattgcaaaatattATCCCTTCATTTAGTCATTCTTAATAAGCGACTGGTTTTAGAGCATATCCCAGGAATAATGTGTGAAAGAATGGGAGATAAAAAATCTTACAAATGAATATGTgacaaacaagtaaataaaaatataagtatGTATCATGCTTCAATATGCAAATCCAGTCATTGCAACACCTGGGTTTCACATAGTTAAGTGGGTAAGAGCATTTCTAATGTGTATATTCATGAAATAGCTGAGGTTTCTTGGTATTGCAAAGAATATGATTTGTTattcacagctccagggttcctAAATCAACCCTGAGCTTGGGTTACTGTATGTGAAGAATCAGGGTCATGCTTCTGTGTGTAAATTAGTGTGTACATTGAGCCCTGTGATGCCTGCGGTCCCATTCAATCTGTATACCAACCACACATCCAATGTTTAATGGGCTCTGGATCCACTATGGCCTGATTAGGAAAAAATGCTGTTATTGAAGATGCATGCATTTTTACCCAGTAGTAGATAAAGAACTGAAATCCCTTTATTGTTTTAGCATATTTCTATTGTTTTATGCTCTGACACTTCTCGAGTGAATAACAGCAGATTGAGTGATGGAAGTATCATCTCAAGGTTTTGACTTCTGGCTTTGGCATGCTGAGTTTCACCagacagtttgctgaagacattTGTTTTGTCCAGATTGAGCCACAAAGCAGGATTTCTGTCTTATTCTTGTGTAACTGGCCAGGACTGCATAAACTGTGGAAACAAGTTCATGCTTATAATAAAGGCATCAAAATCCAGAGAGAGCATCAAAGTTTAGATGACTAAGAAAGGACgtgtgtatacaaaaaaaagtccacCTCAGTGATAAAAGGCTTTACGTCCCCACCCCTCTTTTTCCGCTCCTCGTTTTGGTAGGGAGGATGGATATGACGAGGCGTCCCACTGACGCTCTGTGCCTCTAATGATATGAACACATAATTAAATGCAAATCCCTGCTGTGGTTTCTTCATGTTCATACCCCTAGTTTTCATGCACTCTCACTCTAAACTGCATCTCTTTTCAATCTCTGCCTCCCTCACTCTCCACCCTCTCTGTCTTCATTCTCATTTCCCCCCACCCACTCTTTCTGGTCTCTCTCATTTCTGTCCTCAGAGGTGTGCCATGTACCAGTAATGATGCATCAACCTTCCCACCTCTTGTCCTATTCTTCCCTACGTTTCATCACAATTTATCAGCTCCAGGATATGTATTATTCAGCATGTTTTCCGGATGGACCATTACCGCATCGTAAGAGTGTTCATGGGGATTCGACTGAGTACAGGTTTTTGCCAGGCATTTTTTA harbors:
- the rtn4rl2a gene encoding reticulon-4 receptor-like 2a, with protein sequence METSAFTRSRRSSMAHDFKSGLSLWLVVWLVVVKPAPVQSCPHLCVCYPSPMTVSCQAQNFTFVPSGVPYESQRVFLQNNRITELRVGSFGFGTQVLWLFSNNITWIEAGAFSELRDLEELDLGDNPHLRRLEGGAFRGLEKLQSLHMHRCRLAALPHDIFYKLYSLQYLYLQENQLHFLQDDLFADLINLSQLYLHGNRIRTLSENVFHGLVNLDRLLLHDNRIRQVNRRAFRDLGRLTMLFLFNNSLAELPGQAMRDVESIEFLRLNNNPWTCGCEARPLWEFFRSNRVSSSELLCASPAPRRGLDLRFLREMDFALCPLPDPGSLAGTTTTTFSTKTRWWFSKHKPVSSTKGIFEKSSETVKAHPYSGGKPSITSSSTKYELGEEEALLPKLEKEEYWANYGNEDAGITSLRCFELECPDFDSLPPFSSSYSSLPSTLLLVSMSILTVSIHLLFG